DNA sequence from the Streptomyces sp. NBC_01497 genome:
GCCTTCCCGTCACCGTCTGCCACGGGCAACTGGAGCCCGGGGACCGGATCATCTTCTACACCGACGGGATCATCGAGGCCCGGGACAGCGCGGGAAACGAGTTCGGCCTGGAGCGGTTCCTCGACTTCATCGTCCGGCAGCACGCCGACCAGCTGCCGGTCGCGGAGACGTTGCGCCGCCTCATCCACGCCGTCCTGCGCCACCACGAGGGAAGGCTCGACGACGACGCCACCGTCATGGTCTGCGAGTGGCTGGGGCCCGGGGACCCCGTACCGCCTCCGTGAGCCGAGGGAACTCCGCGCGGTGCGCGGTGACCTGGGCGCTGGGCGCCCGCCTCCCGTTCGACGCCCCTGCCGACGCGGTACGCGGTGACCTGGACGCCTGCCTCCCGGGCGATGCCCCGCCTCGGCGCCGCTCTAGGCCACACCCACCGCCCCATCGATGTTCCCGCCACCTCGACGCGCTCGCGGCCACGGCATGGCGCCGCGGCCGCGAGAAACGCACGCGCGGACCGCCCCGATCAGTCGGCGGACGAGGGCGAGCCCATGGCGGGCGAGAGCTGCTCAAAGGTGAGCGAGTCGCCCTCCACGGCGACCCTGACGTGGCTCCCGCGCGGGATCGTGCCGTCGAGCAGCAGCCGGGACAGCGGTGTGTCCACCTCACGCTGGATGGTGCGGCGCAGCGGGCGGGCCCCGTACTCCGGCTCGCGGCCCCGGCGGGCCAGCCAGTCGACGGCCTCCGGCGTGAACGCGAGCACGACGTCCTGGGCGTGCAGGCGCCTGCGCGTCTCTTCCAGCAGCAGGTCGGTGATGCGCCGCAGTTGCTCATCGGTCAGGGACTGGAACACCACGATCTCGTCGATGCGGTTCAGGAACTCCGGCCTGAAGTGCTCACGCAGCGGACGCAGCACGCGTTCGCGGCGGGCCTGCTCGTCGGCCTCACCGCCCCCGGCACCGAAGCCCAGCGGAGTGCTGCTGCCGGATATCCGCTCGGAGCCCAGGTTGCTCGTCATGACCACCACGGTGTTGGAGAAGTCGACCGTGCGTCCCTGCGCGTCGGTCAGCCGTCCGTCGTCGAGCACCTGGAGCAGTGTGTTGAACACGTCCGGGTGCGCCTTCTCGATCTCGTCGAACAGCAGCAGCGAGTACGGGTGGCGGCGCACCGCCTCGGTCAGCTGGCCGGCCTCGTCGTGCCCGACGTATCCGGGCGGGGATCCCACCAGGCGGCTCACGGTGTGCCGCTCCTGGTATTCACTCATGTCGAGGCGCACCATCCGCTCGTCGCTGCCGAACAGCGCCTCTGAGAGCGCCCGGGCCAGCTCCGTCTTGCCGACGCCGGTGGGGCCGAGGAAGAGGAAGCTGCCGGTCGGGCGCGCCGGGGAGGACAGGCCCGCCCGGGAGCGCAGCACCGCGTCGGAGACGACGCCGACCGCCTCGTCCTGCCCGATGACCCGCTCGTGCAGATGGGCCTCCAGACCCAGGAGCCGGTCCTTCTCCTCCTCGGTGAGCGTGCTGACGGGGATACCGGTCTGCCGGGACACGATGTCCGCGATGTCCTCCGCCGTGACCTCCACGACCGGGTCCTCGCCGCCTTGCGCGTTCGGGGCGTCGGCCGAGTCCGTACCGATCCGCTCGGTCAGCTCGGCGATCCGGTCGCGCAGTTCCGTGGCCCGCTCGTACTGTTCGGCGGCGACGGCCTGGTCCTTGTCCCGGGTGAGCTGTTCCGTCTCGCGCTCCAGGGCCCGCATGTCGCTGCCCTTCGTGCGCGTACGCAGCCGGACCCGCGCGCCCGCCTGGTCCATCAGGTCGATGGCCTTGTCGGGGAGGTAGCGGTCGGTGAGATACCGGTCGGACAGTTCCACGGCGGCCAGCAGCGCCTCGCCCGTGTACCGGACCTGGTGGTGCGCCTCGTAGGGGTCCCGCAGCCCGCGCAGGATCTGAACGGCGTCGGCCGGCGTCGGCTCGGGAACCAGCACCGGCTGGAAACGCCGGGCGAGCGCGGCGTC
Encoded proteins:
- a CDS encoding ATP-dependent Clp protease ATP-binding subunit: MSNGFSGPGAYGPDPFGDFLGRFLGSGPGRGPQPVDINRLMSEPARQLVVDAATYAAQRGSNDLDTEHLLRAALGVEPTRGLLERSGADPDRIADEIDRRVGPAESGPDARPQPTSLAVTPAVKRALLDARELARAGGAGYIGPEHVLAALASNPDSAAGHILRSSRFSPGQVPPPGAGAAGGGLPETGAEQRPGPAAGGGDTPTLDRYGHDLTGMAAQGRIDPVIGRDHEIEQTIEILSRRGKNNPVLIGEAGVGKTAIVEGLAQRIADNDVPDILTGRRVVALDISGVVAGTRYRGDFEERLNNIVSEIRAHSDELIVFIDELHTVVGAGGGGESGSMDAGNILKPALARGELHVIGATTLDEYRRSIEKDAALARRFQPVLVPEPTPADAVQILRGLRDPYEAHHQVRYTGEALLAAVELSDRYLTDRYLPDKAIDLMDQAGARVRLRTRTKGSDMRALERETEQLTRDKDQAVAAEQYERATELRDRIAELTERIGTDSADAPNAQGGEDPVVEVTAEDIADIVSRQTGIPVSTLTEEEKDRLLGLEAHLHERVIGQDEAVGVVSDAVLRSRAGLSSPARPTGSFLFLGPTGVGKTELARALSEALFGSDERMVRLDMSEYQERHTVSRLVGSPPGYVGHDEAGQLTEAVRRHPYSLLLFDEIEKAHPDVFNTLLQVLDDGRLTDAQGRTVDFSNTVVVMTSNLGSERISGSSTPLGFGAGGGEADEQARRERVLRPLREHFRPEFLNRIDEIVVFQSLTDEQLRRITDLLLEETRRRLHAQDVVLAFTPEAVDWLARRGREPEYGARPLRRTIQREVDTPLSRLLLDGTIPRGSHVRVAVEGDSLTFEQLSPAMGSPSSAD